Within the Luteimonas sp. JM171 genome, the region TCAGGCGCACGTCGGCCGCCGGCCACCAGTCGAGCGAAAGCTCCACGCCCTCGATCTGCGCTTCGTCGATGTTCTTGCGGGTGCTCAGGAACAGGTAGTTGTTGCCGCCGAATGGGCAGGACCAGGTGGACGGGTCGTTGCGGTCGCCGCCGTTGTCGCAGTAGCGGTCCTCGGCGATCTTGTCCTTGTAGTCGGTGCGGAAGGCCATCAGCGCCGCGGTCAGGCCGGCCGGGCCGTTGTCATAGACGAAGCCGAGTTCGTAGTTGACGCTGCTCTCCGGCTCAAGGTCCGGGTTGCCGATGATCAGCGCGCGCGGATGCGGGGCGGGCGAGCCCCCGCCGCCGGTGCCGCGGCCAAAGCCCTCGGTGGCGGCTGCCAGCGACGGCTGGGTGTAGCCGGTGGAGATGCCGCCCTTGAAGGTCAGGTTGTCGGTGAAGTGCCAGTTGCCGTAGACGCGCGGCGAGACGTGGCCGCCGAACAGCTCGTCGTCGTCGTAGCGCAGTCCGGTGGTCAGGTTGAAATCCTCGTGCAGGCGCCACTCGGCCTCGGCGAACACGGCGCCGATCCAGCGGTCCACGCTGCGTACCGCGCCGGGGATGTCGGACGTGAGCAGGCCGTTGGTCTCGTCCACGAAGTCTTCGACCTTGTAGCGGCCGCCAAAGGTGTAGGTGTGGCGCTCGCCGAACCAGGTGGCCTGGGTGTTGAGCATGGTCACCTCTTCCTTCTTGGTCTTTTCCTGCACCCGATCCGAGATGTCGTGCTGCAGGTAGGTGCTGATGGCCAGGTTGCCGTAGTGCCCGTCGTGGGTGAGGGCGAACACGTCCTTGTCGTAGCGGTAGTAGCTGCCGGTGGCGTCCTCGGCCACGCTGCGGCCGGGCGTGTGGGTGTAGTCCAGGCGCGAGGTGTCCCACGACAGCGCCAAGCGGTTGGCCTCGTTGGCCTGCCAGGTGAGCCGGGTGCCGAGCGTGCGGCGCTTGGATTCGGGCGTGCTGGCGGCCGAGTCGGACCCACCCGCGTAGTCGCTCTCGTCGGTGGTGTGGTAGGAGCCGTTGACCTGCAGGCCCAGCACGTCGTCCACCAGCGGGCCGCCGAGGTAGAAGTTGGAGTTGAAGGCGTCGTTGCTGACGTCGTTGTGGGCGCTGGTGTAGTCCAGTCCCAGGCTGCCGCCCCATTTGCGCGGTGTGGCGCGCGTGATCACATTGACCACGCCGCCCATCGCTTCGGAGCCGTACAGCGATGACATCGGCCCGCGGATCACCTCGATCCGCTCGATCATCGCCAGCGGGGGCAGGCCGATCTGCTTGCCGCCATCGGCGCCGTTGGTGTTCACCGAGCGGCCGGCCGACACCGGCCGGCCGTCGACCAGGAACAGCGTGTACGCCGGCGTCATGCCGCGCACGCTGATGTCCTGCATGTTGCCGCCGCCGGTCACGTACAGGCCGGGGATGTTCTCCACCGCGTCGGTGATGTCCACGTAGGCCTTCTTTTCCAGCTCCTCGCGGGTCACCACGGAGATGCTGGCCGGGGCGTCGGCAATCGCCTGCTCGAAGCCGGCGGCGCTGCGGACCACCACGCGGTCCAGGTTGGTGGGATCAGGGCGGTCGTTGGCCAGGGCCATCGGGGCACACAGCCCGGTCAAAGCCAGGGCGAGGGGCGTCAAGCGCCAGGCGGCGCTGCGGTTGGTCATCGGAGTCTCCAGCAGTGGGGTGGCTGGCTGAGATGAACCTGGCTCGCCGGAACAAAAGCCGCGCGCTCGACCGGCGCGGCGGGGCGGAATGATAATGAGACTGATTGCTGTTTACAATTGCTGGTGGCTCGCCGGAGCGCTGGTAGAGTCGCTGCCCCTCCCCCCAATGCCGGAGCCATGCCATGTCCGAGCCACAGCCCTTCTATCCCATCGGAACGCCGGGCCAGCCCTGGGGGGACGCCGAGCGCGCGCTGTGGCGCTCGCGCCAGAAGCGCCTTCGCAGCCACCGGGACGATGTGGTGGCCGCGGTCGAAAAGCTGGCGGCCCAGTGGCACGTTGAAGAGTACGGCGCGCTGGAGTACGACGGACGCCGCTACCCGCTGCTGGTCCTGAAGGGGCGCGGCTGGGATCCCGCCCTGCCCACCATGCTGGTGACCGGCGGCGTGCACGGCTACGAGACCAGCGGCGTGCACGGCGCGCAGCAGTTCGTCCGCGCGCATGCGGCCGAATACGCCGGCCGCGCCAACCTGGTGGTCGTGCCCTGCGTCAGCCCCTGGGGCTACGAGCACTTCCAGCGCTGGAACCCGGCGGCGGTCGATCCCAACCGCTCCTTCCTCCCCGACAGCCCGGCGCCGGAATCCGCCGCGCTGCAGCGCCTGGTGGCATCGCTGGGGCCGGTGAAGATGCATATCGACCTGCACGAAACCACGGACACCGACGAATCCGAGTTCCGCCCGGCGCTGGCCGCCCGGGATGGCAAGCCGTTTGAACCCGGCAGCATTCCGGACGGCTTCTACCTGGTGGGCGACAGCGAAAACCCGCAGCCGGAATTCCAGCAGGCGGTCATCCGCGCAGTCGAACAGGTCACCCACATCGCGCCGGCGGACGCCAATGGCGAGATCATCGGCTCGAAGGTCGTCGCCCATGGCGTCATCAACTATCCGCTCAAGGCGCTGGGCCTGTGCGCCAGCGTTACCGATGCCCCGTACGTGACCACCACCGAGGTGTACCCGGACAGCGCATCGGCCACGCCGCAAGAGTGCAACGATGCCCAGGTAGCCGCGGTCGTGGGCGCCATCGACTGGGTCCTCGCCAACGGCTGAACCGGCGCGCCGCGGTCGTATGCCTGCAA harbors:
- a CDS encoding M14 family metallocarboxypeptidase, with product MSEPQPFYPIGTPGQPWGDAERALWRSRQKRLRSHRDDVVAAVEKLAAQWHVEEYGALEYDGRRYPLLVLKGRGWDPALPTMLVTGGVHGYETSGVHGAQQFVRAHAAEYAGRANLVVVPCVSPWGYEHFQRWNPAAVDPNRSFLPDSPAPESAALQRLVASLGPVKMHIDLHETTDTDESEFRPALAARDGKPFEPGSIPDGFYLVGDSENPQPEFQQAVIRAVEQVTHIAPADANGEIIGSKVVAHGVINYPLKALGLCASVTDAPYVTTTEVYPDSASATPQECNDAQVAAVVGAIDWVLANG
- a CDS encoding TonB-dependent receptor encodes the protein MTNRSAAWRLTPLALALTGLCAPMALANDRPDPTNLDRVVVRSAAGFEQAIADAPASISVVTREELEKKAYVDITDAVENIPGLYVTGGGNMQDISVRGMTPAYTLFLVDGRPVSAGRSVNTNGADGGKQIGLPPLAMIERIEVIRGPMSSLYGSEAMGGVVNVITRATPRKWGGSLGLDYTSAHNDVSNDAFNSNFYLGGPLVDDVLGLQVNGSYHTTDESDYAGGSDSAASTPESKRRTLGTRLTWQANEANRLALSWDTSRLDYTHTPGRSVAEDATGSYYRYDKDVFALTHDGHYGNLAISTYLQHDISDRVQEKTKKEEVTMLNTQATWFGERHTYTFGGRYKVEDFVDETNGLLTSDIPGAVRSVDRWIGAVFAEAEWRLHEDFNLTTGLRYDDDELFGGHVSPRVYGNWHFTDNLTFKGGISTGYTQPSLAAATEGFGRGTGGGGSPAPHPRALIIGNPDLEPESSVNYELGFVYDNGPAGLTAALMAFRTDYKDKIAEDRYCDNGGDRNDPSTWSCPFGGNNYLFLSTRKNIDEAQIEGVELSLDWWPAADVRLSTSYTFTDSEQQTGEFAGEPLNKMPRHMANVGLDWTATDRLSLWLQGNYRGETSDFLGRTSMSSGTPGYALADAGLVYRLNRRARVKLGLYNITDRTVTNDAYGVVLDGRRVTAGLTLDF